A single genomic interval of Peribacillus sp. FSL H8-0477 harbors:
- a CDS encoding SDR family oxidoreductase — protein MKVLVAGANGTTGRQIVSLLAKEENHTALAMIRKEEQIEDIKKAGGEPVLADLEGNLDQAVQGVSAVIFAAGSGPKTGPDKTTAVDRDGAISLINAAKKAGVKRFVMLSAIGSDTPEQGPEGMQHYFKAKLDADEHLKQSGLTYTIVRPGALTNEEGTGKIIAQNKLEDPKGKISRADVAQVIVSSLEDEKTYNQTFEILNGNVPIKEAISDL, from the coding sequence ATGAAAGTATTAGTAGCTGGAGCAAATGGAACAACAGGCAGACAAATTGTAAGCTTATTAGCTAAAGAAGAAAATCATACGGCACTCGCTATGATTCGAAAAGAAGAACAAATTGAGGATATCAAAAAAGCGGGCGGCGAACCAGTCTTGGCCGATCTCGAGGGAAATCTTGATCAAGCAGTCCAAGGTGTCTCTGCAGTTATTTTTGCAGCTGGTTCTGGTCCAAAAACCGGCCCTGACAAAACGACAGCCGTTGATCGTGATGGGGCCATCTCTTTAATTAATGCAGCAAAAAAAGCGGGAGTAAAACGCTTTGTCATGTTAAGTGCGATTGGATCTGACACACCGGAACAAGGACCAGAAGGCATGCAGCACTATTTCAAAGCAAAGCTTGATGCCGATGAGCATCTTAAGCAAAGCGGACTAACCTATACGATTGTTCGTCCAGGCGCATTAACGAATGAAGAAGGTACAGGGAAAATTATTGCACAGAATAAACTTGAAGATCCGAAAGGAAAGATTTCTCGAGCAGATGTTGCACAAGTTATCGTTTCTTCCCTAGAAGACGAAAAAACGTATAATCAAACCTTTGAAATTCTGAATGGGAATGTCCCAATCAAAGAAGCCATTTCTGATCTATAA
- a CDS encoding HesB/IscA family protein, with protein sequence MSEVVTITEAAAFQIKEMMKHNEEEGSFLRVAVKGGGCSGLSYGMGFEQEAGENDQQLEQFEIKILVNKNDASILNGTAIDYKQSLMGGGFTIENPNAIASCGCGSSFKTAKNEGTPESC encoded by the coding sequence ATGAGTGAAGTAGTAACAATTACAGAAGCTGCGGCTTTTCAAATAAAAGAAATGATGAAACACAATGAAGAAGAAGGTTCCTTTTTACGGGTAGCTGTAAAAGGAGGAGGCTGCAGCGGTCTTTCATATGGTATGGGCTTTGAACAAGAAGCTGGAGAAAATGATCAGCAGCTTGAACAGTTTGAAATCAAAATCCTAGTCAATAAAAACGATGCTTCGATTTTAAATGGCACGGCTATTGACTACAAACAGTCGCTAATGGGCGGCGGTTTTACCATAGAGAATCCGAATGCCATCGCTTCTTGCGGTTGTGGATCATCTTTTAAAACAGCGAAGAATGAAGGAACACCAGAAAGCTGTTAA
- a CDS encoding YuzB family protein, which translates to MKPIIEFCISNLASGAQEALEQLERDPNLDIVEYGCLSQCGKCAASLYALVNGDPVSGETTEELVSNIYQYLKDNPMF; encoded by the coding sequence ATGAAGCCTATAATTGAATTTTGTATAAGTAACTTAGCCAGCGGAGCACAGGAAGCTTTAGAGCAATTAGAACGTGATCCGAATTTAGATATTGTGGAGTATGGATGCCTCAGTCAATGTGGAAAATGCGCGGCAAGTCTTTATGCTTTAGTGAATGGTGATCCTGTTTCTGGAGAAACAACAGAAGAGCTGGTTAGTAATATTTATCAATACCTTAAAGACAATCCAATGTTCTAA
- a CDS encoding NAD(P)/FAD-dependent oxidoreductase, with translation MKNLVILGGGYGGMRILERLLPGHLPDEVSITLIDRNPYHSLKTEFYGLAAGTIPDQHIRVGFPDHPRLEKVYGEIESIDLEHKQVILSNQEPVPYDDLVIGLGCEDKYHSVPGADEFTYSIQTIDKSRRTYQALNNLGSGGTVSIVGGGLSGIELASELCESRPDLKVKLFDRGPHILSTFPVRLYTYVESWFTKHGVEIVHHANITKVEENILYNNDQPTQSDVVVWTAGIRPNRIVREMDIEKDKQGRAILTPQHFLPTDDSVFVVGDCASLPHAPSAQLAEGQAEQIVQVLQKKWANQPLPESFPLIKLKGTLGSLGKKQGFGLVAERPITGRVARLLKSGILWMYKNHRG, from the coding sequence ATGAAGAACTTAGTCATACTAGGCGGAGGGTATGGAGGAATGCGAATCCTTGAGCGATTGCTTCCTGGACATCTTCCGGACGAAGTGTCCATTACACTTATTGATCGTAATCCTTACCATAGTTTAAAAACAGAATTCTACGGTCTAGCTGCTGGAACAATTCCAGATCAGCATATACGTGTGGGGTTTCCTGATCATCCAAGACTTGAGAAAGTGTATGGTGAAATTGAATCTATAGACTTAGAACATAAACAAGTCATTCTTTCAAATCAAGAACCAGTGCCTTACGATGATCTTGTTATCGGTCTTGGCTGTGAAGATAAATATCACAGTGTTCCAGGTGCAGATGAGTTTACGTACAGCATTCAAACAATAGACAAATCACGCCGTACATACCAAGCATTAAATAATCTTGGTTCTGGGGGAACGGTTTCGATTGTCGGCGGAGGGTTAAGCGGAATTGAACTCGCTAGTGAGCTTTGTGAAAGCCGTCCTGATCTAAAAGTGAAACTGTTTGATCGTGGTCCGCATATTCTATCTACGTTTCCTGTACGACTGTACACGTATGTAGAATCATGGTTCACAAAGCATGGTGTAGAAATAGTCCACCATGCAAATATTACAAAAGTAGAAGAAAATATTCTTTATAATAATGATCAGCCTACACAGAGTGACGTAGTTGTCTGGACAGCTGGAATCCGGCCGAATCGAATCGTCAGAGAAATGGACATTGAAAAAGACAAACAAGGCCGGGCTATTCTTACACCACAGCACTTTCTTCCAACCGACGACAGTGTTTTTGTAGTAGGAGATTGCGCGAGTCTTCCACATGCTCCAAGTGCACAGTTAGCAGAAGGACAAGCCGAACAAATCGTTCAGGTCCTTCAAAAAAAATGGGCGAATCAACCACTTCCTGAGAGCTTCCCATTGATTAAGCTTAAAGGGACATTAGGCTCTTTAGGTAAGAAGCAAGGCTTTGGGCTAGTAGCCGAACGTCCAATTACTGGACGAGTGGCACGTCTCTTAAAGTCAGGCATTCTTTGGATGTACAAAAATCATAGAGGATAA